A single Arcobacter sp. FWKO B DNA region contains:
- a CDS encoding 5-formyltetrahydrofolate cyclo-ligase, producing MNKSDFRKSCLSRLKKFSNFTKYKKDKVISQKIFNLIEDLKVKTVLLYIPMDIEVDVKPLIIKLRKRGIKVFVPYIKNDHFVPVLYRLPLVESVFGIRQPNFSTLYHDIELAVVPVVGIDGLYKRIGFGKGMYDRFFSKLTKKPLIVFVQRELCKTDKILSQNHDIQADVVIAF from the coding sequence GTGAATAAAAGTGATTTTAGAAAATCATGTTTGAGTAGATTAAAAAAGTTTTCAAATTTTACAAAATACAAAAAAGATAAAGTGATCAGTCAAAAGATATTTAATTTGATTGAAGATTTAAAAGTCAAAACAGTTTTACTATATATTCCTATGGATATAGAAGTTGATGTAAAGCCTTTAATAATAAAGCTTAGAAAAAGAGGGATTAAAGTTTTTGTACCATACATAAAAAATGATCATTTCGTACCAGTTTTGTATAGACTTCCTTTAGTGGAATCTGTTTTTGGAATAAGACAACCAAATTTTTCTACACTATACCATGATATTGAGTTAGCAGTGGTTCCAGTCGTAGGAATAGATGGTTTATATAAAAGAATAGGTTTTGGTAAGGGTATGTATGATAGATTTTTTTCTAAATTGACAAAAAAACCTTTAATTGTATTTGTGCAAAGAGAACTTTGTAAAACAGATAAAATCTTATCTCAAAATCATGATATTCAAGCAGATGTAGTAATAGCTTTTTAA
- a CDS encoding TlpA family protein disulfide reductase: MKFKKLAFLTILSILLFGGCDSKDGIDSSAVAKKSQKAPEFNLITTNQEQILVKVVDDKWVFQGLENKVILLNFFATWCPPCKAEIPHLISLKNKYPQFEVVAVLVEQDKSNDEINSFIAEHNINYPVTNSNMNFILADAVGGVSTIPTMFLFDSEGTPYQKYVGMVPEEMLASDIQKATITKE, translated from the coding sequence ATGAAGTTTAAAAAATTAGCATTTTTAACAATTTTATCAATTTTACTATTTGGAGGGTGTGATAGTAAAGATGGCATTGACTCAAGTGCAGTAGCTAAAAAATCACAAAAAGCTCCAGAATTCAACCTAATTACAACAAATCAAGAACAAATTCTTGTAAAAGTAGTTGATGATAAGTGGGTTTTTCAAGGATTAGAAAATAAAGTAATCTTATTAAACTTTTTTGCTACTTGGTGTCCACCATGTAAAGCTGAAATTCCACATTTAATTAGCCTTAAAAACAAATATCCTCAATTTGAAGTAGTTGCAGTCCTTGTAGAACAAGATAAATCAAATGATGAAATAAATTCATTTATAGCTGAACACAATATTAACTATCCAGTTACAAATAGTAATATGAATTTTATTCTTGCTGATGCAGTTGGTGGAGTAAGTACAATACCTACTATGTTTTTATTTGATTCAGAAGGAACACCTTATCAAAAATATGTAGGTATGGTTCCTGAAGAGATGCTTGCAAGCGATATCCAAAAAGCAACTATAACTAAAGAGTAA
- the ftsY gene encoding signal recognition particle-docking protein FtsY has product MFGLFKKETPKEPIAEEIVQEAKEEEKESFFKKAFSKTISNIKSIVPQKQEKIDFDIIEEMLIEADMEYDIIQKAMDGLDESISKKALRHRLISLFEHVPNFELELQSPEVILIIGVNGAGKTTTIAKLANMYKKQGKSVILGAGDTFRAAAIEQLSTWAEKLNVPIIKTKQGHDPSAVAYDTISSALAKNIDVCIIDTAGRLQTQTNLSNELKKISKVCAKALGDKPFKKFMILDGTQGNSAIAQAKAFNEMIQIDGIIVTKLDGTAKGGALFSIANRLELPIYYIGIGEKADDLMKFSPDYFVDSILDEIYT; this is encoded by the coding sequence ATGTTTGGCTTATTCAAAAAAGAAACTCCAAAAGAACCTATAGCTGAAGAGATAGTTCAAGAGGCTAAAGAGGAGGAAAAAGAGAGTTTTTTTAAAAAAGCTTTTTCAAAAACAATATCAAATATCAAATCAATAGTACCTCAAAAACAAGAGAAAATTGATTTTGATATAATAGAAGAGATGCTAATTGAAGCAGATATGGAATATGATATTATCCAAAAAGCCATGGATGGACTTGATGAAAGTATCTCAAAAAAAGCATTAAGACATAGATTAATATCACTTTTTGAACATGTTCCTAATTTTGAGCTTGAATTACAAAGTCCTGAAGTAATACTTATTATAGGTGTTAATGGGGCTGGTAAAACAACAACTATTGCAAAACTTGCAAATATGTATAAAAAACAGGGAAAATCAGTAATACTTGGTGCGGGAGATACTTTTAGAGCTGCAGCTATTGAACAACTTAGTACTTGGGCAGAAAAACTAAATGTTCCTATCATAAAAACAAAACAAGGGCATGACCCAAGTGCAGTAGCTTATGACACTATTTCTTCAGCATTAGCAAAAAATATAGATGTTTGTATAATAGATACTGCGGGAAGACTTCAAACACAAACAAACTTAAGCAATGAACTCAAAAAAATATCAAAAGTGTGTGCTAAAGCATTAGGTGATAAACCATTTAAAAAATTTATGATATTAGATGGAACCCAAGGTAACAGTGCTATTGCACAAGCTAAAGCATTTAATGAAATGATACAAATAGATGGTATAATTGTTACTAAACTAGATGGTACTGCAAAAGGTGGAGCTTTATTTTCTATAGCAAATAGACTAGAACTTCCTATTTATTATATTGGGATTGGCGAAAAAGCTGACGATTTAATGAAATTTAGTCCAGACTATTTTGTTGATTCTATTTTAGATGAGATTTATACATAA